From the Malus domestica chromosome 17, GDT2T_hap1 genome, one window contains:
- the LOC103417205 gene encoding uncharacterized protein — MQSLSRSIRGQSLHEPPPFAEKITEDPVTTKTAQSTVTCVYLANIATCWRKVTIIWCKNLMNHSLSIRIDSLDGGFHYTCKIDLKPWHFWSKKGYKSFEVEGNQVEVYWDLRSAKFGGGPEPCSDFYVALVCDQEIVLLLGDMKKKAYKRTKSRPALVEALLYYKKENVFAKKSFATRVKFDENRKEHDIVVESSTSGSKDPEMWISIDGIVLIHVKNLQWKFRGNQTLQVNMQPVQVFWDVHDWLFSSPGTGHGLFIFKPGPPESESDHDRDGNGGIDSDHSSPYYSTQTSNSTSSDFCLFLHAYKIE; from the coding sequence ATGCAGTCTTTGAGTCGATCAATACGAGGTCAATCATTACATGAGCCTCCACCATTTGCAGAGAAGATCACAGAAGACCCTGTGACAACGAAAACCGCACAAAGCACGGTGACATGCGTCTACCTTGCAAATATTGCGACATGTTGGCGGAAGGTGACGATCATATGGTGTAAGAACCTCATGAACCATTCCCTCAGCATTCGGATTGATAGCTTAGACGGCGGTTTTCATTATACGTGCAAAATCGACCTAAAGCCATGgcatttttggagcaaaaaaggGTATAAGTCATTCGAGGTCGAAGGGAATCAAGTGGAGGTTTATTGGGATCTTCGTTCTGCAAAATTTGGCGGCGGCCCAGAACCTTGTTCTGACTTTTATGTTGCTCTTGTTTGCGATCAGGAGATTGTGTTGTTATTGGGAGACATGAAGAAAAAGGCATACAAGAGAACAAAATCCAGACCAGCCCTTGTGGAGGCACTTTTATACTACAAAAAAGAAAACGTGTTTGCCAAGAAAAGTTTTGCCACAAGAGTGAAGTTTGATGAGAATAGAAAAGAGCATGACATTGTCGTGGAGAGCTCAACATCGGGCTCGAAAGACCCCGAAATGTGGATCAGCATAGATGGGATTGTGTTGATTCATGTCAAGAATTTGCAGTGGAAATTCAGAGGGAATCAGACCTTGCAGGTGAACATGCAACCGGTGCAAGTTTTCTGGGACGTGCACGATTGGCTTTTCAGCAGCCCCGGGACTGGGCACGGGCTGTTTATTTTCAAGCCAGGGCCGCCGGAATCAGAGAGCGATCACGACAGAGATGGCAACGGCGGCATAGACAGTGATCATAGCAGTCCTTATTATTCAACTCAGACTAGTAACTCAACATCTTCTGACTTCTGCCTGTTTCTTCATGCATATAAGATTGAGTGA
- the LOC103417206 gene encoding uncharacterized protein, with amino-acid sequence MKVGSKVVFLLRDSEGFGEAISAAFRPNPSNSTIEESFELSLERYGIQNCKASGILRHFLDHQGLYEVSVLLMEYSEPPILACAINEVLGELAGRNSSSVPTVVAPFFLESSKLKGESKSATKFENKYSLYGIEIGSETSISKAMATETQKPPPSLRIHHEPLACFLQLVRVLKLPTYVLIGQRGQRISDKEEFQILYEIGELLASTLNLSFSRDKITWNPTRKSKDDREPWRALYG; translated from the exons atgaaggttGGTTCGAAGGTAGTGTTTCTGCTGAGAGACTCAGAGGGCTTCGGCGAAGCCATCTCAGCTGCTTTCCGCCCAAATCCAAGCAATTCGACTAT AGAAGAAAGTTTCGAGCTTTCATTGGAGCGCTATGGAATCCAAAATTGCAAAGCTTCTGGAATCCTTCGCCACTTCCTCGATCACCAGGGCCTATATGAG GTGTCTGTGCTGCTTATGGAATACTCTGAACCGCCAATACTAGCCTGCGCTATTAATGAAGTTCTAGGAGAATTAGCAGGGCGGAATTCATCCTCAGTTCCTACAGTCGTTGCCCCGTTTTTCCTAGAGTCATCCAAGCTAAAGGGGGAAAGTAAATCtgcaacaaaatttgaaaacaaatatTCACTTTATGGTATAGAGATTGGTTCAGAAACAAGCATAAGCAAGGCTATGGCAACCGAAACCCAGAAGCCACCGCCATCCTTGCGGATTCATCATGAACCTTTGGCTTGCTTTCTTCAGTTGGTCCGTGTTTTGAAGTTGCCAACATATGTTCTTATCGGGCAAAGAGGCCAACgcatttctgataaagaagagtTTCAG ATACTTTATGAGATTGGAGAACTTTTAGCAAGCACTTTGAACCTTTCCTTTTCAAGAGACAAGATCACGTGGAATCCaacaagaaaatcaaaagaCGATCGGGAGCCATGGCGTGCATTATATGGTTAA
- the LOC139187720 gene encoding uncharacterized protein has translation MAQGVWQNMPQRVREPSLHPSVPNTSTGPQSVLEPSLHPSVVPDTSTGPQGVSEPSLHPSVPNTSTGPSVPNTSTGPQGVSEPSLHPLVPNTSTGSSVPNTSTGPQGVSEPSLHPSVPNTSTGPSVPNTSTGPQGVSEPSLHPSVPNTSTGSSVPNTSTGPQGHEYSQYKPFFEAVQAGRWETAKDFYIQHPEAVRVRHPFYGKTALHIAVEAGHVDIVKELVSLMDEDDLEIKSVGRTALAIAATKGIIEMAQCMVTKNQKLLSIPNAFNDLPIVQAYLDGEWHMARYLYSVTPLEDLMPAKGPHGASIISVCFSAKEFDVSWDLIQRCPKLAVTMNRLLLTPLEALASNPSFLSGAELNFWQQWVYDCLYIQPPPRINHICVTVQNEENPQANNGGSLFRSVGGLVERLVSHSEKQKEGLVSKIVQILGIKRIYEMKIVHVNLLAFLKLICEEINKDFDMQQMSYPSVRSAIFLAVRKGNVEFVTHMCKANPELLMLVNDRARGIFHVAIECRQEKIYNLIYGISTKDSIANSADGDSNNMLHIAGLLSPSAQLNQIPGAALQMQRELQWYKEVETIVPPKCLEFMNSGENLKPRELFTKNHSELLKEGEKWMKETATSYTVVGALIITIMFAAVITIPGGNGDTGFPTFNHEKLFMLFIISDAISLFSSTTATLTFLGILTSRFAEDDFLKSLPTKIIIGLATLFLAIATMMIAFSAALLIIVRGHSWIVIPAILLSSVPVTLFAWMQFPLLVRIIVSTYGKGIFNRNVKRWL, from the exons ATGGCACAAGGTGTTTGGCAGAACATGCCACAACGTGTTAGGGAGCCATCATTACATCCATCGGTGCCCAATACAAGCACAGGGCCACAAAGTGTGTTGGAGCCATCATTACATCCATCAGTAGTGCCCGATACAAGCACAGGGCCACAAGGTGTGTCGGAGCCATCATTACATCCATCAGTGCCTAATACAAGCACAGGGCCATCAGTGCCCAATACAAGCACAGGGCCACAAGGTGTGTCGGAGCCATCATTACATCCATTAGTGCCCAATACAAGCACAGGGTCGTCAGTGCCCAATACAAGCACAGGGCCACAAGGTGTGTCGGAGCCATCATTACATCCATCAGTGCCTAATACAAGCACAGGGCCATCAGTGCCCAATACAAGCACAGGGCCACAAGGTGTGTCGGAGCCATCATTACATCCATCAGTGCCCAATACAAGCACAGGGTCATCAGTGCCCAATACAAGCACAGGGCCACAAG GACATGAATATAGTCAGTACAAACCTTTCTTTGAGGCTGTGCAAGCTGGTCGCTGGGAAACTGCAAAGGACTTTTACATCCAACATCCAGAGGCAGTAAGAGTAAGACATCCATTTTATGGGAAGACAGCTCTTCACATTGCAGTTGAAGCTGGGCATGTGGATATTGTCAAAGAATTGGTGTCGTTGATGGATGAGGACGACTTGGAAATAAAATCAGTAGGTCGGACAGCTCTTGCTATTGCTGCAACTAAAGGGATTATCGAAATGGCTCAATGCATGGTAACAAAGAACCAAAAATTACTCAGCATTCCCAATGCTTTCAACGATCTTCCAATTGTGCAAGCTTATTTGGACGGTGAATGGCATATGGCTCGATATCTCTACTCCGTCACTCCACTTGAAGATTTAATGCCAGCCAAAGGACCTCATGGCGCTTCAATAATCTCCGTTTGTTTTTCAGCTAAAGaatttg ATGTCTCATGGGATTTAATTCAACGTTGCCCAAAATTGGCCGTTACTATGAACCGCCTATTGCTCACCCCTTTAGAAGCTTTGGCATCGAACCCTTCATTCCTGAGCGGTGCGGAGCTCAATTTCTGGCAACAATGGGTTTATGACT GTCTATATATACAACCTCCTCCTCGCATCAATCATATCTGTGTAACTGTTCAAAATGAAGAAAATCCCCAAGCTAATAACGGAGGGAGTTTATTTCGCTCAG TGGGAGGTTTAGTGGAACGGCTTGTTTCCCAttcagaaaaacaaaaggaaggGCTTGTTTCGAAAATCGTTCAGATACTTG GAATCAAACGCATATATGAAATGAAGATTGTCCATGTCAacttacttgcatttttaaagCTCATCTGCGAAGAGATAAATAAAGATTTCGATATGCAACAAATGAGTTATCCCTCTGTGAGGTCGGCAATCTTCCTAGCTGTTAGGAAGGGGAACGTGGAGTTTGTTACTCATATGTGTAAAGCAAATCCTGAACTTCTGATGTTAGTAAATGACAGGGCAAGGGGCATATTTCACGTTGCCATCGAATGTCGTCAAGAAAAGATTTATAACCTTATATACGGGATCTCTACTAAAGACTCTATCGCAAATTCAGCCGATGGGGATAGTAATAACATGCTGCATATCGCTGGGTTGTTGTCCCCATCTGCACAGCTTAATCAAATTCCAGGTGCAGCATTGCAGATGCAGCGTGAACTACAATGGTACAAG GAAGTAGAGACTATTGTACCTCCTAAGTGTCTTGAGTTTATGAACAGCGGTGAAAATTTGAAACCAAGGGAACTATTTACAAAGAATCACAGTGAATTGCTAAAGGAAGGAGAAAAATGGATGAAAGAGACGGCAACTTCTTACACTGTTGTAGGTGCTCTTATTATCACCATCATGTTTGCCGCAGTAATCACAATTCCTGGAGGAAATGGAGATACCGGTTTTCCCACATTCAACCATGAAAAATTGTTTATGTTATTTATAATTTCAGATGCTATATCACTCTTTTCTTCCACGACTGCAACATTGACGTTTCTCGGAATTCTCACGTCACGTTTCGCAGAAGATGATTTCTTGAAATCCTTAcccacaaaaataataattggtcTTGCCACTCTCTTTTTGGCTATTGCAACCATGATGATTGCATTTTCCGCTGCCCTTCTAATTATAGTTCGTGGACATTCTTGGATTGTGATTCCGGCCATCCTTCTTTCAAGTGTTCCTGTCACTTTATTTGCTTGGATGCAATTCCCCCTCCTAGTTAGAATTATCGTTTCTACTTACGGAAAAGGAATATTTAATAGGAATGTGAAACGTTGGTTGTAA